A portion of the Saccharospirillaceae bacterium genome contains these proteins:
- the recA gene encoding recombinase RecA has translation MDANKQKALDAALGQIERQFGKGAIMKMGEQPREAIPAVSTGSLGLDIALGIGGLPMGRIVEIYGPESSGKTTMCLSAMAQAQKAGKTVAIIDAEHALDPLYAEKLGIDLDSLLVSQPDTGEQALEICDSLVRSNAVDVIVVDSVAALTPKAEIEGDMGDSHVGLQARLMSQALRKITGNVKNANCLVIFINQIRMKIGVMFGSPETTTGGNALKFYSSVRLDIRRTGSVKQGDEIVGNETRVKVVKNKVSPPFKQAEFQIMYGQGIYHMGEVIDLGVKCGLVEKSGAWYSYQGDKIGQGKANASKYLEEHKEIAEEIEKEIRAQLLNIPTEATDSEGADATEEA, from the coding sequence ATGGACGCTAACAAGCAAAAAGCTCTTGATGCCGCCTTAGGCCAGATTGAACGTCAGTTCGGTAAAGGTGCCATCATGAAGATGGGTGAGCAGCCACGTGAAGCCATTCCAGCGGTATCGACGGGCTCTCTGGGGTTAGACATTGCTCTGGGTATTGGTGGTCTGCCAATGGGTCGTATTGTTGAGATCTATGGCCCTGAAAGTTCTGGTAAAACCACTATGTGTTTGTCGGCTATGGCGCAGGCACAAAAGGCCGGAAAGACTGTTGCTATCATCGACGCTGAACACGCACTAGACCCGTTATATGCTGAAAAGTTGGGTATCGATTTAGACAGTTTACTGGTGTCACAGCCTGACACGGGTGAGCAGGCATTAGAAATTTGTGACAGTTTGGTGCGTTCAAATGCCGTTGACGTGATTGTGGTGGATTCTGTTGCTGCGTTAACTCCTAAAGCTGAGATCGAAGGCGACATGGGAGATTCTCATGTGGGTTTGCAGGCGCGGTTAATGTCGCAAGCACTGCGTAAAATTACCGGTAATGTTAAAAATGCTAACTGCCTGGTGATTTTCATCAACCAGATTCGTATGAAAATCGGCGTGATGTTTGGTAGCCCGGAAACAACAACCGGTGGTAATGCCCTGAAGTTCTATTCCTCCGTTCGACTGGATATTCGACGTACCGGTTCGGTGAAGCAGGGCGACGAAATCGTTGGTAATGAAACCCGCGTAAAAGTCGTTAAAAATAAAGTTTCGCCGCCGTTCAAACAAGCTGAGTTCCAGATTATGTATGGCCAGGGTATTTATCACATGGGCGAAGTAATCGACCTGGGTGTTAAGTGTGGTTTGGTTGAAAAATCCGGGGCCTGGTACAGCTACCAGGGCGATAAAATTGGTCAGGGTAAAGCCAATGCGTCGAAGTATCTGGAAGAGCATAAGGAAATCGCTGAAGAAATTGAAAAAGAAATTCGTGCTCAATTATTAAATATACCGACGGAAGCTACTGATTCTG